The following nucleotide sequence is from Bacteroidota bacterium.
ATGGAAACACCAAGATTAAGCTTAATGTTAACCAAACAAGAATGAAACAAATTATCCTAACAGTTAAAGTAGATAGTAATCGTATTACAAATACCATTTAATTCAAAAAAATAGTACTATCCAAAGCCAGAGGCTGATGTGTTTTAACAGCCAACCAATAAAGCTTTGAACAAAAACTTCAAGCATAAACAGTTAGCATAGTACATAAAAATTGACATGAAAACATTAAAAATAGCATTTATCCTTATTGCTTTTGCACTGGCTCTGGTCTTCTTGCCAGCAAATGAGCAAAACAAAATTGAAATTATTGATGATTATTACGAATGCTATGAACAAGATAAAGAAACAAACTTAACCCATTAAATATATGAAAAATTGTTTTTAGAAATGAAAGAATCTAAAAAACCTAACTAAAAACAATACCATGAAAAAACTTAACCAAACACGAAATTTTATTTTAATTATGCTGCTAATAGCATTTAGCTTTAGCGGTTTTACAAAAACCTACACCTCTGCAAAAAGTGGTAGTTGGTCAAAAACCAATACCTGGGTTAATAACCAACGCCCTCCAACATCTTTGGGCTCAAATGATGTCGTGAACATTAATCACGCTGTCACCATGAGTTCTAATGTCAGTTGTTATGGAGATATCATTATTAATCAGAATGGAGCATTAAACAGTACAAGTAAGTATTTATGGATGCGTGGACTGAGTGAACTGAAAGTTTATGGAAGTATTTATGTAGCCAACATTTATTTGTATAATAGGTGTACTCTAATTAGTACAGGCGTAGTACAAACTAAATATGACCTGTATGTTCAGGGAAATGTGACAGCCACTTTCAATGATTTGTGTGAAGTTGGTGACGATCTTTTGATTTATGCTATCATGAAATATAGCTCAACTGGTGCACACATAATATTTAATGATGAATTATATGTTCATGATGATTTCCTGATGAGTTGGAAATCGGATGTAAAGTTCAAGGACGATGTATACATCAATGACGACATTATTTACATTGATGGAACAGCCAGCTTTGAAGGAAATACCTATGTTGGTGGTAAATGCAATGAAATCTATTATTCCGATGGAGTTGTCATTTCCGGTACATTGCAAGTAATTGAAGACTTTACTATTAATCATGCTACAGTTACTGTAAGCAACACAGGTAGTATAATATGCAATAAAAACTTGATTTGTAAAGGATCATATGCTGATTTTACAAATAACGGAACAGTAACAGTTGCAGATGATTATGTATTTTCTGCAGGTGAATTTACAAATAACGGAACCTTTACCGTAAACTCAGATGTTGACAATAAGGATGATCTGGTCAATGGAAGTAGTGGAGTATTTACTTGCAATGGAGAATTTAAAAACGATGGTAGTATTACCAATGCAGGTATTATTAATATCGATGAATTTGATAACAACGATCCTGTAACCAATAATAATACGATCAATGTTTTCGAAACATTTGATAATGATGGAACTTGCACCAATAACAGCAATGGAAAAATTGTTTTGAAATCAACATCAACAGGAAGTGCAACACTAATTGATGGAGGAACCATTAAAGGCAGTGGTAATTGTGTAATCGAACTATTTTTAAGTGGTGATAACTGGCATTATGTATCCATTCCTATCGAAAGTGCTTCCAGTAATGTATTCTGGGGTGGTGCTATCTATTCATTTAATGAAGCAACCGAAACCTGGACTGCACATTCTAATGACGAGTCATTGGATGTAACAAAAGGATATGATGTTTATTTCAAGGATGATAAAACCATTGAATTTATTGGAAAATTCAGAAATTCAGATCAAACCATATCTACAAAGAAAACTGGATCCAGTAAAGGTTATAATTTAATTGTTAATCCATATCCATCAGCCATTGACTGGAAAAAATCCAATGGCTGGAATAAAAGTAATATCGCGGATGGTGTATATATTTGGGATCCGGCAACCCAAAATATTACTTCCTATGTGAATGGAGTAGGTAATAATAAAGGAAGCAGATACATAGCTCCAATGCAAGGCTATTTTGTTAAATGTACTGGTTCGTCAGGAAATGTTAAAGCTAAAAACAATTCCCGTAAACATAAAGGAAATGGAAAGTTTAGAAGTGACGAAGTGGAAACAAATGACGAATTATTAAAGTTAACAGTTCATGCTGACAATGGATTTGCAGATGAAACCGTCATTCGTTTTAACCGCAATTCAAGCATTAAGTTTGATGGAGATTTTGATGCTGACAAAATGTGGAGTACCAATATTGCCGTTCCACAGATTTATACAAAATCGTCTGATTTCACAGATCTTTCTATCAACTCAATTCCAGAAGTTAAGAAAGAAGTTTCCATTCCCCTATATATGAAAGCAAGAGTAAGCGGAAACAATTCAATAGAGTTGGATTTGCGTAATACAATAGACATTTGCGATGTATATTTGGAAGATGTGAAACTCAAAACTTTCCACAATATGCTTACCGGACCTTATGCATTTAGTTCAGATGTCCAGGATGAAGATTTCCGATTCATTATACATTTTGCAAAACAATCAGCCGTTACTGCCGATACAACTAAAATAACGCTGGATGTTGTAAATAATGAAGAAGATCAATCATTTAAAGCATATTCATCTGCCGGTGCTATCGTTATTGAACAAGATAGTAGACTTGAGAAAGAAAGCACGGTAAGAATTTACAATATGGTTGGTAAAGTTGTTAAAAAACTTAAAACCAAAGAATCATATAATAGAATTGAACTTAATGCAGCTGCTGCATTCTATACAGTTCAAATCAATAATGGCAAACTGAGCTATACACAGAAATTACTTGTGAATTAGCCTTAACCTAACCTTTTAGTTAACAACCATAAGTTTCGATTTATGGTTGTTTTTTTTGTTAGCAATTGTACTATGGAATGAATAAAATAAATTGAAAATTAGCTATTGAACCTAGGATGTAAGAATTGCCACAGATTTACAGATTTATTTTTAGGAGGCTAGTGAAATTTCTGTAAATCTGTGGCCTACATATGAATATTATAACAAAAAATATGTCTGCAGTAGAATAAGGGATTAACGTTAAACTAAACCACTATGGATTTGAATGAAATTCATTTCTAAAAACCAAAAAAAAATCAACAAATATCAAAAAATAACCAATGTCAAAAATTTCAATAACCAAACAGTATTGAATATCCAGAGAGATTTTGAAGTTTGGTTATATGAATCTTCGTTACATTACCACTATAAGCACAAGATTTTCTTCACTTGCCCTGTCCCTATAGGGTATGAATAAAATCAATTTGCTCCCCTGCCTGAACTATGTCGGGCAGGTTTTAGGGAAGGGGCAAATTAGTTGTACAATAGCGGATATACAAATTTGATTATTATATTTTGCGATTTGTTTGTCCGAAG
It contains:
- a CDS encoding T9SS type A sorting domain-containing protein yields the protein MKKLNQTRNFILIMLLIAFSFSGFTKTYTSAKSGSWSKTNTWVNNQRPPTSLGSNDVVNINHAVTMSSNVSCYGDIIINQNGALNSTSKYLWMRGLSELKVYGSIYVANIYLYNRCTLISTGVVQTKYDLYVQGNVTATFNDLCEVGDDLLIYAIMKYSSTGAHIIFNDELYVHDDFLMSWKSDVKFKDDVYINDDIIYIDGTASFEGNTYVGGKCNEIYYSDGVVISGTLQVIEDFTINHATVTVSNTGSIICNKNLICKGSYADFTNNGTVTVADDYVFSAGEFTNNGTFTVNSDVDNKDDLVNGSSGVFTCNGEFKNDGSITNAGIINIDEFDNNDPVTNNNTINVFETFDNDGTCTNNSNGKIVLKSTSTGSATLIDGGTIKGSGNCVIELFLSGDNWHYVSIPIESASSNVFWGGAIYSFNEATETWTAHSNDESLDVTKGYDVYFKDDKTIEFIGKFRNSDQTISTKKTGSSKGYNLIVNPYPSAIDWKKSNGWNKSNIADGVYIWDPATQNITSYVNGVGNNKGSRYIAPMQGYFVKCTGSSGNVKAKNNSRKHKGNGKFRSDEVETNDELLKLTVHADNGFADETVIRFNRNSSIKFDGDFDADKMWSTNIAVPQIYTKSSDFTDLSINSIPEVKKEVSIPLYMKARVSGNNSIELDLRNTIDICDVYLEDVKLKTFHNMLTGPYAFSSDVQDEDFRFIIHFAKQSAVTADTTKITLDVVNNEEDQSFKAYSSAGAIVIEQDSRLEKESTVRIYNMVGKVVKKLKTKESYNRIELNAAAAFYTVQINNGKLSYTQKLLVN